Proteins co-encoded in one Aspergillus luchuensis IFO 4308 DNA, chromosome 6, nearly complete sequence genomic window:
- a CDS encoding translation initiation factor 4B (COG:A;~EggNog:ENOG410PJ4G;~InterPro:IPR000504,IPR012677,IPR035979;~PFAM:PF00076;~go_function: GO:0003676 - nucleic acid binding [Evidence IEA]), with protein MAPSKQKAQKMSLGNFLADENFGSWADEMEDMPLPSPAPSSFGRSAAPSSGFGSSFGGERERGGYAVREPLPLPTQPPYTAHVGNLSFDATAADISDLFADCGVTNVRIVEDKLTKAPKGFGYVEFETVDGLKKALDLSGATLQGRSIRTSIAEPPKERDVKEFDWTRRGPLPDIPQRRVPDRSSFGRNLDNMSDAGSDRGSGRRSNFESDGKFRDFSNWERKGPLSPPPAPVREGGRPRSNEAPGFRRSSPAWGEGRSQDGSRPPRREFQERTPTAAELDNAWRSKMRPDQPAKEASNPPSPAAAPAAPATRPRLNLQKRTVTEAVSSPTANTESKASPFGGARPIDTAAREKEVEERRQIAIRQKKEADEKAKAEKTEKSEKTEKQRPAKEQPKAEKTGAPADPNGRDVAEHAQGGTNFEILRRAGEDESGMTADQDQSEEAAAKKAEASTDAPASKANGNWRAGPAEAGADDEGWSTVSSKQRNNRRGGRTFA; from the exons ATGG CGCCCTCTAAGCAGAAAGCCCAGAAGATGTCTCTGGGCAACTTCTTGGCCGATGAGA ACTTCGGTTCTTGGGCCGACGAGATGGAAGACATGCCTTTGCCTT CTCCCGCTCCGTCCAGCTTCGGTCGCTCTGCTGcgccttcttctggcttcGGAAGCagctttggtggtg AGCGTGAGCGTGGTGGCTACGCCGTGAGAGagccccttcctcttccgacCCAGCCCCCCTACACTGCCCATGTTGGAAACCTGTCCTTTGATGCGACTGCCGCCGATATCTCCGACCTCTTTGCCGACTGTGGTGTTACCAACGTCCGTATCGTGGAGGACAAGTTGACCAAGGCCCCCAAGGGCTTCGGATATGTCGAATTTGAGACTGTTGATGGTCTGAAGAAGGCTCTTGATCTTTCCGGCGCTACCCTCCAGGGACGTTCCATCCGCACCAGCATTGCCGAACCTC CCAAGGAACGTGATGTCAAGGAGTTTGACTGGACCCGCAGAGGCCCTCTGCCCGATATTCCTCAGCGCCGTGTGCCCGACCGCTCCTCTTTCGGACGCAACCTCGACAACATGTCTGATGCCGGCAGCGACCGCGGTAGTGGCCGCCGCAGCAACTTTGAGAGTGATGGAAAGTTCCGTGATTTCAGCAACTGGGAACGCAAGggccctctctctcccccgccTGCACCTGTCCGGGAAGGTGGCCGTCCCCGCAGCAACGAAGCACCTGGTTTCAGAAGAAGCTCCCCCGCCTGGGGTGAGGGACGCTCCCAGGATGGCTCCCGCCCCCCGAGACGCGAATTCCAAGAACGCACCCCCACCGCTGCTGAACTCGATAACGCATGGAGATCCAAGATGCGCCCCGACCAGCCCGCCAAGGAGGCCAGcaaccctccctctcctgctGCCGCTCCCGCCGCCCCCGCTACTCGCCCTCGCTTGAACCTCCAAAAACGGACTGTGACTGAGGCCGTCTCCAGCCCCACCGCCAACACCGAGTCCAAGGCTAGCCCGTTCGGTGGTGCTCGGCCCATCGACACTGCCGCTCGCgagaaggaggtggaggaacgTCGCCAGATTGCCATCCGTCAAAAGAAGGAAGCGgacgagaaggccaaggccgagaagacTGAGAAGTCTGAGAAGACCGAAAAGCAGCGTCCTGCCAAGGAGCAGCCCAAGGCTGAGAAGACCGGTGCGCCGGCTGATCCCAACGGCCGCGATGTCGCCGAGCACGCCCAGGGTGGCACGAACTTCGAGATCCTCCGGCGGGCCGGTGAGGACGAGAGCGGTATGACTGCCGATCAGGATCAGAgcgaggaggctgctgccAAGAAGGCCGAAGCCTCGACCGACGCTCCCGCCAGCAAGGCGAACGGCAACTGGAGGGCTGGGCCTGCCGAGGCTGGAGCCGACGACGAGGGCTGGAGCACCGTGAGCTCGAAGCAGCGCAACAACCGCCGTGGCGGCCGCACGTTTGCATAG
- a CDS encoding MFS transporter (COG:U;~EggNog:ENOG410PUWD;~InterPro:IPR020846,IPR001958,IPR011701,IPR036259;~PFAM:PF07690;~TransMembrane:11 (o27-51i72-92o98-119i131-148o160-182i189-208o279-305i317-337o349-368i380-401o454-477i);~go_function: GO:0022857 - transmembrane transporter activity [Evidence IEA];~go_process: GO:0055085 - transmembrane transport [Evidence IEA]) — protein MYPAEFLSDPPSTGSAPWKLAFRSSRAFVISVVAIAVFTDVFIYGMIVPILPIVLKTRVIVPEDELQKWMSIMLAAFGGGIFFGSPIFGYFADRSSSRQLPFLIGLLALAGTTIVFWFAETVSSLVIARSLQGLSAAVVWTVGLALVVDTVGKDQVGAAMGYVSMALTVGTVFGPFIGGIMLSRVGYHAVFVLAIGLIVLDICLRLVMVEPKNAAQWIQSSSDGETQGLLDEAGAHSAGYNAITANAGAGQTSSIADECPTEDSGEPLTSGRSTSVPGIIRLIFSGKLLVVLLATVVDAIIWSAFDTVLPLYVMKTFGWGSFEIGLCFLPLFAPSFLSPWIGDAVDRWGAPRVAFVGFLLDFPTLLLFQLVARNSTQDQILLYVFLFLAGVASTLQMVSLMTEVNNVTERYEREFPGIFGHQGGTAQAYGLFNVAWSGGQVLGPLVAGLLVERAGWTTMVTVLGAVSGGISVVIALSDRRVLPGREKE, from the exons ATGTATCCAGCTGAGTTCCTTTCTGATCCGCCTTCTACGGGCTCTGCGCCCTGGAAGCTTGCTTTTCGCTCCTCCAGGGCATTTGTGATTTCTGTCGTGGCTATTGCGGTCTTCACG GACGTCTTCATATATGGAATG ATTGTACCCATCTTGCCAATTGTGCTCAAAACACGCGTGATCGTACCGGAAGATGAGT TGCAAAAATGGATGTCAATCATGCTGGCTGCCTTTGGCGGTGGTATATTCTTCGGATCCC CCATATTCGGGTATTTCGCGGATAGAAGCTCATCGCGCCAGCTTCCGTTCCTTATTGGACTGCTCGCGCTCGCCGGGACGACTATCGTGTTCTGGTTCGCAGAAACAGTGTCGTCCTTGGTCATTGCGCGCAGTCTCCAAGGGTTGTCAGCGGCCGTGGTCTGGACTGTTGGTTTGGCTCTCGTCGTCGATACAGTGGGAAAGGATCAGGTGGGAGCTGCAATGGGATATGTCTCGATGGCACTGACCGTGGGGACGGTGTTTGGCCCATTTATCGGAGGGATCAT GCTGTCGCGAGTGGGCTATCATGCAGTGTTCGTATTGGCTATTGGGTTGATTGTGCTGGATATCTGTCTTCGGCTCGTGATGGTCGAACCCAAGAATGCTGCGCAATGGATTCAGTCGAGCAGTGACGGAGAGACACAAGGTCTGCTAGACGAAGCTGGTGCGCACAGCGCTGGGTACAATGCCATTACGGCAAATGCTGGCGCAGGTCAGACATCTAGCATCGCTGATGAGTGTCCAACCGAGGACAGCGGCGAGCCACTGACCAGCGGGAGGTCAACCTCTGTACCTGGGATTATCCGCCTGATCTTCTCGGGCAAGTTGCTCGTCGTTCTTTTAGCGACGGTAGTGGATGCCATCATCTGGTCCGCTTTTGATACG GTGCTCCCACTCTATGTCATGAAAACGTTCGGCTGGGGATCATTCGAAATCGGGCTGTGTTTCCTACCGCTCTTTGCaccttctttcctctccccaTGGATTG GCGATGCAGTGGACCGTTGGGGAGCACCCCGAGTAGCCTTTGTCGGCTTCCTGCTCGATTTTCCAACATTGttgctcttccagcttgtCGCACGCAACTCGACCCAGGACCAAATTCTTCTCTATGTATTCCTGTTCCTCGCAGGTGTCGCTTCTACTCTGCAGATGGTCTCTCTGATGACGGAGGTCAACAACGTGACGGAGCGGTACGAGCGGGAATTCCCCGGTATCTTCGGACATCAAGGAGGAACCGCGCAAGCGTACGGGCTTTTCAATGTGGCCTGGTCTGGCGGGCAGGTACTGGGACCCTTGGTTGCGGGTCTGCTAGTCGAACGAGCCGGCTGGACGACAATGGTGACGGTGCTGGGGGCAGTAAGCGGAGGCATTTCCGTGGTTATCGCGCTCTCGGATCGAAGGGTTCTgccggggagggagaaggagtaA
- a CDS encoding uncharacterized protein (COG:S;~EggNog:ENOG410PR27;~InterPro:IPR040351,IPR009449;~PFAM:PF06428;~go_function: GO:0005085 - guanyl-nucleotide exchange factor activity [Evidence IEA]), with the protein MSTTTTTTALTSTTLIGTLPSMAGAAALVSGKACPTCGQDGFFAAGQSTNDTRRRAKDLEGQVNALNLQAMQMAEKLAAYEEEIRRLRAQPSSRNNTSVSSTASTQIDRSQSPTHLQTSPKSQPGRLSTLASFLPSRRPSATSTTQAQPVASPPPPEPVQPTTTQEETVELQNALTREQSLRKAAESQLSQASTELEELTAQLFSQANEMVAQERKARARLEERVAVLERRDVEKRARLERLEKAMARVERIRAMVG; encoded by the exons ATgtcgaccaccaccactaccaccgctCTAACGTCCACCACTCTCATCGGCACGCTGCCCTCTATGGCGGGCGCTGCCGCTCTCGTCTCCGGAAAGGCCTGTCCAACTTGCGGCCAGGACGGATTTTTCGCGGCTGGACAGTCCACAAATGATACCCGACGTCGAGCGAAGGACCTCGAAGGCCAAGTCAACGCTCTGAACCTGCAAGCCATGCAAATGG CCGAGAAACTGGCCGCATACGAAGAAGAGATCCGACGACTGCGTGCGCAACCGTCCTCCCGAAACAACACATCCGTGTCATCCACCGCATCGACGCAAATCGACCGGTCCCAATCACCTACTCACCTACAAACATCTCCGAAATCGCAACCGGGCCGACTTTCTACTCTtgcctctttcctcccctcccgtCGACCGAGCGCTACCAGTACCACCCAGGCTCAGCCTGTTGCttcgcctccaccaccggagCCTGTACAGCCGACAACCACCCAGGAGGAGACAGTGGAGTTACAGAATGCGTTGACCCGGGAGCAGAGTCTACGTAAAGCCGCAGAAAGCCAGCTATCGCAGGCGAGcacggagctggaggagttgacAGCGCAGTTGTTCAGCCAGGCAAACGAGATGGTCGCGCAGGAACGCAAGGCACGAGCTCGGCTCGAAGAGCGTGTCGCGGTACTGGAACGTCGAGATGTCGAGAAGCGCGCTCGACTGGAGCGCTTAGAGAAAGCGATGGCACGTGTGGAGCGGATCCGAGCGATGGTCGGATAG
- a CDS encoding Gfo/Idh/MocA family protein (COG:S;~EggNog:ENOG410PJSM;~InterPro:IPR004104,IPR000683,IPR036291;~PFAM:PF01408;~go_function: GO:0016491 - oxidoreductase activity [Evidence IEA]), which produces MSSPIGVAIIGSGIFAKEEHLPILTTSPLFTLKAIYSRSLKSAESLISGSKGDDVVMKNVELYSEDSEAGRRFQDLLAREDVRAVVIALPIPAQPSYIRAALQAGKHVLSEKPIAVDLSTARALLSEYQALETKPLWGVAENWRFLAKFTRVAEEVRKLGSVKAFRVGVRTLIGEGSKYHQTEWRRKPTYKGGFVLDGGVHAIAGLRLILGKEDAMAAVSAMMGLQREHLAPVDTLDAVVKTKSGANGVVSLSYGAAVNETVFEFSCERGVVKLDRDTVTVSGGESFEVPYEGRGVNYEVAAFGESILKGQLEERLRPEEALADLEVMEGMFVSEGGKVLLDLQ; this is translated from the exons ATGTCCTCCCCCATCGGCGTAGCCATCATCGGCAGCG gCATTTTCGCCAAAGAAGAACACCTG CCCATCCtaaccacctcccccctcttcaccctcaaaGCCATCTACTCCCGGAGCCTCAAATCCGCAGAGTCCCTCATCTCGGGGAGCAAGGGAGACGATGTCGTGATGAAGAACGTGGAATTATATTCCGAAGATTCCGAAGCAGGTAGACGGTTTCAGGATCTCCTCGCTAGGGAGGATGTGCGGGCTGTTGTTATTGC TCTTCCCATCCCCGCCCAACCAAGCTACATCCGCGCAGCTCTACAAGCGGGCAAACACGTCCTAAGCGAGAAGCCCATCGCGGTTGATCTCAGCACCGCCCGGGCTCTCCTCTCAGAGTACCAGGCTCTCGAGACGAAGCCGCTCTGGGGCGTAGCGGAGAACTGGCGCTTCCTGGCGAAGTTCACGCGGGTGGCTGAGGAGGTTCGGAAGTTGGGGAGTGTGAAGGCTTTTAGGGTCGGTGTGAGGACGTTGATTGGGGAGGGATCGAAGTATCATC AAACCGAATGGCGTCGCAAACCCACATACAAGGGCGGTTTTGTCCTCGATGGAGGAGTCCATGCCATTGCTGGATTGAGACTCATTCTTGGTAAGGAGGACGCTATGGCGGCTGTATCGGCTATGATGGGATTGCAGAGGGAGCATCTGGCGCCGGTGGATACGCTCGATGCGGTGGTTAAGACTAAGTCTGGGGCAAATGGGGTGGTGTCCTTGTCGTATGGGGCTGCTGTCAATGAGACGGTCTTTGAGTTTAGCTGTGAGCGCGGTGTGGTCAAGTTGGATCGGGATACGGTGACAGTTAGTGGTGGGGAGTCGTTTGAGGTGCCGTATGAGGGGCGGGGAGTGAATTATGAGGTGGCTGCGTTTGGGGAGTCGATATTGAAGGGacagttggaggagaggctgCGGCCGGAGGAGGCTTTGGCTGATTTGGAGGTTATGGAGGGGATGTTTGTGAGTGAGGGTGGGAAGGTGCTGTTGGATTTGCAGTGA